The following are encoded together in the Malaya genurostris strain Urasoe2022 chromosome 3, Malgen_1.1, whole genome shotgun sequence genome:
- the LOC131438318 gene encoding WW domain-binding protein 4 isoform X2, which yields MADYWKSNDRKYCDFCHCWIADNKPSIQFHESGRRHQQNVQKRLSDITRNSCKQQKEQTKIDAEMKKMNDAAMKAYMQDITAGADISSRALAEEQRAKAAATTAAFFETESAGPSVGSRISKKKIGREADPFYIPGDFSDEEGSGPSKITAAAIADAAKKKRLEEISKMGHGSLWVEATSNEGYTYYWNIKTNESIWEAPKEGFMKKEEYLKITQLALQKQEEALKREVKFEIDNASEIAARLKREQIGKQYGRNRIVKEEIENLADLKRQRLEEEVIQNTAAGPYGSWQIVEHKLGRENG from the exons AT GGCGGATTATTGGAAATCAAATGATCGTAAGTACTGTGATTTCTGCCATTGTTGGATTGCGGATAATAAACCG AGCATTCAATTCCATGAAAGTGGTCGACGCCATCAGCAAAATGTGCAGAAACGATTGTCCGACATTACCCGGAACAGCTGCAAGCAGCAAAAGGAGCAGACTAAAATTGATGCAGAAATGAAGAAAATGAATGATGCTGCCATGAAAGCTTATATGCAGGATATAACTGCTGGTGCAGATATTTCTTCCCGTGCCCTAGCAGAAGAACAACGAGCGAAGGCTGCGGCAACAACAGCTGCCTTCTTCGAAACTGAATCGGCAGGTCCAAGTGTTGGGTCTCGAATATCTAAGAAAAAAATCGGCAGGGAAGCAGATCCTTTTTACATCCCGGGTGATTTTTCTGATGAGGAAGGATCAGGTCCGAGTAAAATAACAGCCGCAGCTATTGCTGAtgcggctaagaaaaaacgctTAGAGGAAATCAGTAAAATGGGACATGGTTCCCTTTGGGTTGAGGCAACTTCCAATGAGGGTTATACGTATTATTGGAACATTAAAACAAACGAGTCTATTTGGGAGGCTCCCAAGGAAGGGTTCATGAAGAAGGAAGAATATCTCAAAATTACTCAATTGGCGTTGCAAAAACAAGAAGAAGCATTGAAACGGGAAGTAAAGTTCGAAATTGACAATGCCTCAGAGATCGCTGCCAGACTTAAGCGAGAGCAAATTGGAAAACAATACGGTCGTAATCGGATTGTAAAGGAAGAAATTGAAAACCTGGCCGATTTAAAAAGACAACGGTTGGAGGAAGAAGTAATTCAGAATACAGCTGCTGGTCCTTATGGAAGCTGGCAAATAGTCGAGCATAAGTTG GGAAGAGAAAATGGTTGA
- the LOC131438318 gene encoding WW domain-binding protein 4 isoform X1, protein MADYWKSNDRKYCDFCHCWIADNKPSIQFHESGRRHQQNVQKRLSDITRNSCKQQKEQTKIDAEMKKMNDAAMKAYMQDITAGADISSRALAEEQRAKAAATTAAFFETESAGPSVGSRISKKKIGREADPFYIPGDFSDEEGSGPSKITAAAIADAAKKKRLEEISKMGHGSLWVEATSNEGYTYYWNIKTNESIWEAPKEGFMKKEEYLKITQLALQKQEEALKREVKFEIDNASEIAARLKREQIGKQYGRNRIVKEEIENLADLKRQRLEEEVIQNTAAGPYGSWQIVEHKEEKMVDLQLPVVPEPLYVPNVTPDVPERKFKEKVIAHIPADEKSSLNDVFFKKRKVARNTRQRLDTD, encoded by the exons AT GGCGGATTATTGGAAATCAAATGATCGTAAGTACTGTGATTTCTGCCATTGTTGGATTGCGGATAATAAACCG AGCATTCAATTCCATGAAAGTGGTCGACGCCATCAGCAAAATGTGCAGAAACGATTGTCCGACATTACCCGGAACAGCTGCAAGCAGCAAAAGGAGCAGACTAAAATTGATGCAGAAATGAAGAAAATGAATGATGCTGCCATGAAAGCTTATATGCAGGATATAACTGCTGGTGCAGATATTTCTTCCCGTGCCCTAGCAGAAGAACAACGAGCGAAGGCTGCGGCAACAACAGCTGCCTTCTTCGAAACTGAATCGGCAGGTCCAAGTGTTGGGTCTCGAATATCTAAGAAAAAAATCGGCAGGGAAGCAGATCCTTTTTACATCCCGGGTGATTTTTCTGATGAGGAAGGATCAGGTCCGAGTAAAATAACAGCCGCAGCTATTGCTGAtgcggctaagaaaaaacgctTAGAGGAAATCAGTAAAATGGGACATGGTTCCCTTTGGGTTGAGGCAACTTCCAATGAGGGTTATACGTATTATTGGAACATTAAAACAAACGAGTCTATTTGGGAGGCTCCCAAGGAAGGGTTCATGAAGAAGGAAGAATATCTCAAAATTACTCAATTGGCGTTGCAAAAACAAGAAGAAGCATTGAAACGGGAAGTAAAGTTCGAAATTGACAATGCCTCAGAGATCGCTGCCAGACTTAAGCGAGAGCAAATTGGAAAACAATACGGTCGTAATCGGATTGTAAAGGAAGAAATTGAAAACCTGGCCGATTTAAAAAGACAACGGTTGGAGGAAGAAGTAATTCAGAATACAGCTGCTGGTCCTTATGGAAGCTGGCAAATAGTCGAGCATAA GGAAGAGAAAATGGTTGATTTACAGTTACCAGTCGTACCAGAACCTTTGTATGTTCCAAATGTTACACCGGACGTGCCAGAGCGGAAGTTTAAGGAGAAGGTTATTGCTCATATTCCAGCGGACGAGAAAAGCTCCCTTAATGATGTGTTTTTTAAGAAACGAAAAGTTGCCCGTAACACTCGACAGCGTTTGGATACCGATTGA
- the LOC131435202 gene encoding myosin-G heavy chain, with the protein MSTGEPDSASSHGLARAVSLGGGSSTTSSTTSSHPVMEPPASIIMKAKDEPDCDAERNVDSSMDSSALANCLSTTISALRASRNTSNNDANRGSSIDDNLSDNSESTTTSSAAAQLLENLKNNLNNNNNSSAINNNNPLHANNNNNNNNGNRKLFECDVCNMKFSNGANMRRHKMRHTGVKPYECRVCQKRFFRKDHLAEHFTTHTKTLPYHCPICNRGFQRQIAMRAHFQNEHVGQHDLVKTCPLCSYRAGTMKSLRVHFFNRHGIDLDNPGPGTPSSLLLALDQHNPANLLPALAAMNAVNAFSDSGDSMRSVDNATPPMHFLTPHVEISMADNNEVALNCSRDGPNGTSNSTNGPGSGGGGNNDRNTPTPSISSALDIQAIVRPPNGGSPSSPHSADSNAPSSSHSSSMLPSLVQSSRHIIFDNSITPSISLIPIKQEPTTNDEYNETKPRSNSSAENPLCNISNSNDSMTPSSSLTSLIKVSPLKSLLREDLKRRISARATSRASRNGLLTSPNPASSSPIPNSCNATSSPAAECGTSSSSSSSSSSSSSSGIGTSVNGTLSSSSISSNNATAVAVATTSNGTITSTGPEADMLLSGGPKSKRHLQCLFCGIEFPDQTLYFLHKGCHSESNPWKCNICGEQMSNVYEFNSHLLSKSHQ; encoded by the exons ATGTCCACTGGTGAACCAGATTCAGCTAGTTCGCATGGCTTAGCGCGAGCAGTAAGCTTAGGCGGGGGCTCCTCGACCACATCCTCCACCACATCGTCGCATCCCGTAATGGAGCCCCCAGCGAGTATCATTATGAAAGCTAAGGACGAACCCGATTGTGATGCGGAACGAAACGTAGATTCCAGTATGGACAGCAGCGCCCTAGCCAACTGTTTGTCGACGACGATATCGGCCTTACGGGCTAGTCGCAATACCAGCAACAACGACGCAAACCGCGGCAGTAGCATCGACGATAACCTATCTGATAATTCTGAATCTACGACAACCAGCTCCGCTGCAGCCCAGTTGCTAGAGAACCTTAAGAATAAtctcaacaacaataacaactctAGTGCAATTAACAACAATAATCCATTGCACgctaacaacaacaataataacaataatggcAATCGAAAACTATTCGAATGCGACGTGTGCAATATGAAGTTCTCAAATGGCGCGAACATGCGTCGACACAAAATGCGACACACCGGTGTCAAACCGTACGAATGTCGGGTATGTCAAAAACGGTTCTTCCGTAAAGACCATCTAGCAGAACATTTCACAACGCACACCAAAACACTGCCGTACCATTGCCCGATATGTAACCGAGGTTTCCAGCGACAAATTGCAATGCGAGCACACTTCCAGAACGAACATGTGGGTCAGCATGATTTGGTTAAAACATGTCCACTTTGCAGCTATCGTGCCGGAACAATGAAATCCTTGCGGGTACACTTTTTCAACCGGCATGGAATCGATCTGGACAACCCAGGTCCAGGGACACCGTCCTCATTGTTACTTGCATTGGATCAGCATAATCCTGCCAATCTGTTGCCGGCTTTGGCCGCGATGAATGCTGTCAATGCGTTTAGCGATTCTGGCGATTCGATGCGATCTGTGGATAATGCTACACCACCGATGCACTTTCTCACACCCCACGTAGAGATCTCGATGGCGGATAACAACGAAGTAGCTCTCAACTGCAGCCGCGACGGTCCAAACGGAACCAGCAACAGTACCAATGGACCAGGTAGTGGTGGTGGTGGCAACAACGACCGGAACACACCGACCCCATCGATATCCTCCGCGCTGGACATACAGGCGATAGTGCGGCCACCGAATGGTGGTTCACCTTCGTCACCGCACTCGGCTGATTCCAACGCACCTTCCAGTTCCCACTCGTCCTCTATGCTTCCATCTCTAGTACAAAGCTCAAGGCATATTATTTTTGATAACTCTATTACACCATCAATCAGCTTAATTCCTATAAAACAG GAACCAACGACAAATGATGAGTACAATGAAACCAAACCACGAAGCAACAGCAGTGCGGAAAACCCGTTATGTAACATAAGTAACTCGAACGACAGTATGACACCGTCCTCCAGTCTTACTTCACTAATAAAG GTATCACCACTGAAATCGCTTCTCCGCGAGGATCTCAAACGGCGAATCTCGGCCCGAGCAACGAGTCGTGCCAGCCGCAACGGATTGCTCACCTCCCCGAATCCGGCCAGCAGTAGTCCGATACCGAATAGCTGTAACGCTACTTCATCTCCGGCGGCGGAGTGCGGTACCTCGTCAAGCAGctcaagcagcagcagcagtagcagcagcagcggaaTCGGCACCAGTGTCAATGGAACATTGAGCAGCAGTAGCATCAGTAGCAACAACGCCACGGCTGTAGCCGTTGCAACTACCTCAAACGGTACCATCACGTCGACTGGACCAGAAGCGGACATGCTACTGTCCGGTGGGCCCAAATCGAAACGGCACCTGCAGTGTCTGTTCTGTGGAATTGAGTTCCCAGACCAAACACTATACTTTCTCCATAAAGGATGCCACAGCGAAAGCAATCCTTGGAAATGCAACATTTGTGGCGAGCAGATGAGCAATGTATACGAGTTCAACTCGCATCTGCTCAGTAAGAGTCATCAATGA